The genomic window TAGAAAATGCTACGCACAAGGTAGTATGAGGTAACATACTTTTAGCTCTATTCTTTATAGTTTTGCACTGAGTACTAATCTTAGTGATTCTTTAATATGATTAGATTTTACTTTCGGTTCTTTGTTAGATCTAAatgtaagaattaaatatattaagaatcaTAAAGCGTTTACTAAAGGCTGAGTTCTGTTAAATATAGCCTCGATATagttaaattatcttaaataatttaaggcAGATGATGCATTTTTCTACCTAAGATAAAGATATAGATAAtacatcttattattatttagaaaaaaatgaaataattcaattgtttcatttaaatgatttagaTAACTTCATCTACATAACTTCGTCTAAATAACAGCAAACACTGGttcctgagatattttaatcgaaaagtTTATTAGAAAAACTCCGGATAAGCTACTCTAGTAGCGTTGTAAATCCCGATGCTACCGCATAATGTGATCTCAGAAACTGTTTGAAATATGACACTCGTTTATATGaacatttatgtttaaaatgacTAATATTATCTTCTAGAATACTTTCCAGAATATTGACCTTTCCTTTTACGTTAGATTTTCGTGTCCCAGCAATCACATATCAATGAACCGTCTTTTTTCGTCGCGCACTTATACTCGCGTAAATTGATCaacctttttaaattaatttctcattaattattacgaaaatcgcaaaataataaaggatttttttcCTCGATTTCACCCACTTTACAAGAGATAATAGAgataccctatatatatatatatatatatatatatatatatatatatatataaatatatagggaaaaaatcctttatcattttgcgattttcgtaataattaatgagaaattaatttaaaaagattggtcaatatatatatatatatatatgattatacacCGTCCGACCAAAACTGGTCacctctttttatcttttaaactaaaagagatagattgtaaaatatgtatatatcaaattaaatgctTCAAACTGAACTCTATGAGCATAGTAGTTGTTTCTAAAAGCCATCTGTGTTAACAAAGGCAAagatatgcataattttttataataattcaatattttgatatgataaaagtTGTAGCTGTTTGAAACGAATATAACAATGtaggaatataataatgtaaacattttacatattttacaatattatacaagttTTATCGACTTGAAATATCGTGGGTGACGTCTACTTTTTACTTTCTGTCCTGTGTTATGGCCAACCTCTGACTTATGCATTAAAGATTAACATATGTCATGTTGTCATTTGATCATAATATTCAATCAGAAGTTGGCCATATTGCAGagccaaaaataaaaagatagacaTTATCCacgataaatttcaaattgataaaactcatataatatataaaatatttacattatatcatatatcgttgttatattgtttcaaatagcattataacttttttatatcgaaatattcatattagtataaaaatgatGCATATCCGTTCAttaacatcaatatttttcaaagcaaTCATTATACACACATTCGATTTgaactatttaatttgatatatatctttgatacATATCTACTACGgtctatctcttttaatttaatagataaaaggGGGTACTTTTGATAAGACATCTTGtatataagcaatttttttatttctctaaatttcacatttctaagaaaaacaatttgaaaattatacttctaattatttttaattactcttTTATCTAtcgacatatattatatagaagatATCCGGTAATAACCGTATCACCTTTGCATGTATAGAGCgggttaaattaaataaaaatttttctatcgttTTGTAACTTTTACGCaacaattaatgaaaaattaattttaaaaattacttaatgcACACGAgtatatgtacaattaatatgcacaattcgtaattattaattccaaTGCTTTGTCATGTGTCTGGCACGTAACGTGGGCTGCCTGTTTTTGCAGCATATTTATACTCGCGCAGATCggttgattttttaaataaataccttattaaatattgcaaaatttgcaaaaatggtAGAGAATGTTCCTACTCTATTTAATCCATTCTCTTTGTACATGAAAGGTGATATGATTATTACTGAACATCTTgtctaattatatacatatttgattatatcaatttcttcCTGAGCTtgaatacaataaaatctataatattaaagtaactttttattattaaaaataagcataatttatactttatgcatctatatacaaaatacacaaaaaaagttaatttgttTAGGCAAGGTTTAGTTCGAGGTGAGGTCGAAATTATTCATCCTATATTGACATGGTTCTTAACGCATATTGATGTAATTCGGAAAAGAGCGTATCTATCACGGTTTCTCATCAAGGTAATGTATCGGAATTGTTTATTGAATGCGAGTAGCATGCATTTAAAGTAGTACATCGCCatcgttaataattaataatataaaaaaataataaaaatttataataaaaagaattttttattagatagaaATTCCACCAGAGTATCTAGGAGATTCggaaatatctcttttatatgaaCAATATTTATCCTTggtcgataaatttaaaacaattcataaagaaagagaaattggaaaaaaggtatataattattatatatatgtaatcattagattctttttgtttttattacatgaatGATTCTTATTCACAGAATGTTGAAGCTGCCGTCGAACTTGCAGCGGATTTACAAacaatggaaaaagaaaaagaagtaactaatatcgacaaaattttagctacataattatataaaaatatatttcttagaaaTCCGATTTATATGAGATAGCACAAATCTattcaataattgttaatattaaaatttttataggcaGTCACTGCGCTATCGGTAAAATCAAATCAAAGGCTGAACTTGCGCTGCATTTATTAGATGCCTGCAGATTATTACGAATGGAAAAGACAAAGAACGCGATTTAATATTGGAGAAAGAGCAAGAAAAAGAgactattttcaatttacaagtatatttcttgtaataCATTACAGATTTCTGTGAAAATGCGTTATATAATTCACGACTTTCTTTGTAAATGTTTCTacttttcaacaatatttttctacaataatcattttattatcatttagaaTTCTCTTCAAAGAGTTGAACGCGAGTTACAAGTTTTGAAGCGTGATAGTACTGGACTCACAccgcaaatattaattcaacatTTGATAGAAGAAGTAACGGTGCAATCTGcgattgtaaaagaaaaacttccATCTGAATTAAACGCAAAGAAAAATTGGATAAAAGCTTTATTAATAGTCaaagaatattcttatttaggTCCAGATAAGATCATAACCTTGAGAAACAATTTGGACGTAATATTAAAGAACATACAAGATTTAATGGAATCCAAAGTACGTACAGAATCGAAGAACATGCTCGAATAtacaaagattatattatttaacatacaataatactacaataataatatttaacatacaatattattttgtaaaagtttcttttctattgcaaacatttatttttcagatatctaaaacaatattgataaaatagagCCGTTCAGACAACAAGCTGCTGCTGTTGGAAATATGAAACGAAATGCTCTTGAACGtttagagaaaattgaaagttCTTTAGGAGGAATTACAATtacgattaaaagaaaaacaagattCGAAAAGCTTGTTGCAAATGTCAATACCTAAAGCGgaggaattaaaaaatatatcaatcgtttaaaaaataagagtacAGTATATAAAACGTTGCAAAAACAGAGATAGCTGGTTTACAAGCAGAAAGTGGTGTACTTCATCGAACAGCAACTATTTTAGACACGCAGGTTGAAACAAGCTATATATGAACCTTTTAAAATGAatggatataatatatatatatatatatatatatatatatatatatatgtatgtatgtatgtatgtataaggTATCCGGAGTCTAATTGCATCACCGTCGTGCggtagagcagataaaactgagaagaaaagtcctgtaccatgttttcctataacgcttaataagagaattattattaagtaaagtCTGGCAAATCATTGCCGATCTCTAGCCAAATGCATGTCAATGAAGTGCTGTAAACAGCTGAGCATTCAGCACGCATGCCAGACACGCGACTCATTGACAtgcgtccagctaaaggtCGGCGCTGAATTATCAGACTTCAcacaataataactcttttattaagcgttatcgaaaaaaatgatacaggacttttcttctcggttttatctgctctatcAGTTCTATCTACACATGACGGGTGATGCcagacaccttgtatatatatacagggtgtccggcgtcaattcTATAATCGCTTCccgtttaaaaactattatagtctcgacatttttgtattaggaTTTTCGTCTTGAACTGTTTTAAGAaatctgttattaaaaaagtctGGTAGTTTTAGGacacctgtatatatatatgtgcgcgcgtgcatgtgtgtgtgcgtgtcatgtatgtgtgtgtgtatgtatgtgtgtatataaatgaatataatttgtattatgatTTCAGATTACTAATTCTTATCCAACTGATATTATATCTAAAGTAGTGATtccagaaaattatatattagagaacGCATTAACAACAAATGGCCAATTATCTCACTCAATATCGACTTTGCGTACCAATCTTGCTCCAGTCATAAGAGGTAATAACAAATAAGTCTTTTGCGAAGGATTTTGCACATCTTATGGAAAATTGTTTCCTAGTAAATTTCGttcaaattttagaattttgtaatttatgtaacattgtataaaaattttaagagctGGTAGGAAAAACTATGGTAATCTATGTTAGC from Cataglyphis hispanica isolate Lineage 1 unplaced genomic scaffold, ULB_Chis1_1.0 scaffold83_size5283, whole genome shotgun sequence includes these protein-coding regions:
- the LOC126858700 gene encoding LOW QUALITY PROTEIN: intraflagellar transport protein 81 homolog (The sequence of the model RefSeq protein was modified relative to this genomic sequence to represent the inferred CDS: inserted 2 bases in 2 codons; deleted 3 bases in 2 codons), giving the protein MRQGLVRGEVEIIHPILTWFLTHIDVIRKRAYLSRFLIKIEIPPEYLGDSEISLLYEQYLSLVDKFKTIHKEREIGKKNVEAAVELAADLQTMEKEKEVTNCAIGKIKSKAELALHLLDACRLLRMEXDKERDLILEKEQEKETIFNLQNSLQRVERELQVLKRDSTGLTPQILIQHLIEEVTVQSAIVKEKLPSELNAKKNWIKALLIVKEYSYLGPDKIITLRNNLDVILKNIQDLMESKVRTESKNNIDKIEPFRQQAAAVGNMKRNALERLEKIESSLEELQLRLKEKQDSKSLLQMSIPKAEEXKKYINRLKNKSTVYKTAKTEIAGLQAESGVLHRTATILDTQITNSYPTDIISKVVIPENYILENALTTNGQLSHSISTLRTNLAPVIRGNNK